GGCTCCACCGCCCGGCGCGCCAGCTCGTCCGCGTCCACGACGGGGGCGCCCAGCGCGCGCCACACCCGCACGACGCTCGACTTCCCCGCCGCGATGTTCCCAGTAAGCCCTACCTTCAGCATGTGCCTCCCCGGCAGGTGGTCCGCCCCGCGGCGGGCAAAGCTACGCCCGCCCCGGCGCGCGGGCAACGCGGTCCCCGGACGCAGGAAGGGGCACCGGACGCGCCGGTGCCCCTTCCCTGCCGTCTCCCGTCGGACGGGCCGTGCGGCCTCAGCCTCCCGGAAGCATCTCGCGGATGTCGTCCGCCGTGCCCGGGATGCCGTCCCGGCCGGCGGAGCCGATCACGGTGCGGTCCCGCTCCTTCTTCAGGTAGTAGGGCGCCCCCCAGGGGTCCATCGCGCCGTCCGCGCCGCGGAACCGCCGCTCCAGGAAGTCCCCGAAGGTCTTCGGGTTGGGAATGGAGCGGCCGGCGGCCTTTTCCGTCTGGATCATCCGCGCGACCTCGCTCACCCGCGAGCGTGCGGACCACTCGTAGACCGGGTCGAGGCCGGGCTGCACGTGAGGCTTGAGCCAGGCGCGCACGTCGGGGCTGGCGAGCGCGGCGGCGGCGATGACGAAGACCAGGAGGATGCGGCCCATGGCGGGGTGGGGACGGGGGGGAGCAGGGAGGGTGCGGGATTGGACTGGTTGCAATGTAAACACCGGCCCGGGCGGTGTAAATGGCGGCACGACCCCCGCCTACCCCGGAGACGCGGCGAACGTCGCGGCGCCGTCCTCCCGCTCGGCCACCCGGACCCGCCCCGCCAGCACCAGCCGGTCCAGGTGCGCGAGCGTTTCGCGGATGGCGTGCATCAGAACCGAGGGAGGGTACTCCGGGTGGGGATGTCGCCGCCGTGCCGCCTCCCACGCGGTGCACGGCCCCTCGCCAGCGAGCGCCGCCACCGCCTCGGTCTCAGCCTCCGTTGCGCGGCGCAGCTCCGCGATCCGCTCCGCCGCGGCGGCACCCTCCAGCGGGTCGCCGTGCCCCGGGAGGACGCTCCGGACGCCCAGCGCGTCCAGTCGGTCCAGCGCGCCCAGGTAATCGGAGACCGGGTCCGCGCGCTGGCGGTTCACGCCGATGGTGGGGGTGATGCGCGGGAGCACGGCGTCGCCCGCCACCAGCGTGCCGTCCCCCGGGCGGAAGAGGGAGACGTGCCCCGCCGTGTGCCCCGGCGTCCACACCCACCGCCACCCGGGGAAGCCCAAGAGCTCGCCCCCCTCCCCGGCGAGCGGCCCGTCCGTGGGGACGAAGGCCGAGAACGGATCGCTCCCGACCCGGGCCTCCTCCACGCCGCGCCGAAGCTCTTCCGGGGCGCCGCAGCGGCGCAGCAGCCCGGAGCGGTACTCAGCCTCCTCCTCCGGGTGCGCCCGCGCGTGCGCGGAGCGCTCCGCGTCCAGCGCCCCCATCAGCAGCGACGCGCCGCAGGCGTCCCGCACGCGCTCCACGAGCCCCACGTGGTCCAGGTGCATGTGGGTGACCAGGTGCGCGGAGACGCGGTCCCACCCGCCCGCCGCCGCGCGCACTCCGGCGTCCAGCGCGGCCCAGGCGTCGTCCGTGTTCGCGCCGCCGTCCACCAGGAGGAAGCGGCCCCCCTCCTCGACCAGGTACGCGTGGACGGAGCGGGGGCGGAAGGGGAGCGGCGTGGTGACGCGCCACACGCCGGGGGCCTGGAGGGTGGGAGAGGGTGCGGGCATGGGCTCCGGCATCGAGGGACGGGGTCTCCTCTCCAGAAAGTAGCGGCCGCGCCCCCGGAAGTCAGGAGCGCGGCCCGGACGCCGTGCGGCAGGGCATCAGGTCAGCCGCACTGGCAGTAGTACCACCCGTCGCCGGTCGGCATGCAGGCGCCGTGCTGCCGGAATTCCGTCGCGCAGTAGTCGATGCACTCGTACTTGTCGCAGCCCGGGGTGCGCTTCGCGGCCTGCCCGGCGAACGCCTGCTGCGCGCCGAAGCCCAGGGCGCCTACCACTGTGAGGCCGAACGCACCGCGACCGATCCCGCTCCATGATTTCTTCATGTTAGCCTCCCTGCGGGGTAAGGAGCCGCCGATGGTTCGGCGGCCCGGCACGACCGTTCCGATATTCGAGACACCGCCACCTCAACGTACATTGTCTCGTTATGTGCTGCAAGAAAGTTGTGCAGCCGGAGCCGACTGGCCGCCCGGGAGCATATAGATCGGCGGGCGGTGGTGACTTCGAACAAGCGCGTCGAACAAAGACGTCGAACAGTGGTACGGTAGACGACCGACACCCTGGCCCGGATCTTCCCGGCGGAGTATGTTGTCGGAATTTCCGGTCGGACCGTGCCGAGCTCCGCGGCCCCGAGCCGCGCCGAACCGCTCTCCATCGCGACAAACATGGCCACCAAGACCAGGCAGAAGCCGAAGACCGCTCCGCAGCAGGTGGAGCTGGACCGGGACACCCTCCTCGGGTTCTACCGTACCATGCTCCTCTCCCGCCGGCTGGACGACAAGGAGATCCAGCTCAAGGGGCAGAACAAGATCTACTTCCAGATCTCCGGCGCCGGGCACGAGGCCATCCAGGTGGCCGCCGCCGCGCACGCCCGCCCCGGCTACGACTGGTTCTACTTCTACTACCGCGACCGCGCCTTCAGCCTCGCGCTGGGGATGACCGCGCTGGACCACCTCCTCCAGGCGGTCGGCGCCGCGGCCGACCCCTCCTCCGGCGGGCGGCAGATGCCCTCGCACTGGGGGCACAAGGAGCTGAACATCGTCTCCACCTCCTCACCCACCGGGACGCAGTTCCTCCAGGCGGTGGGGAGCGCGGAGGCCGCGGCGCGCGCCAACAGGCTGGGCGAGCCGCTCGTCGAGACCACCGGCGCGAAGGGGGACGACGTGGTGTTCGTCACCACCGGCGACGGCACCACCTCCGAGGGCGAGTTCTGGGAGAGCCTGAACTCCGCGTGCAACCTCAAGGTCCCCGTGGTCTACATCGTGGAGGACAACGAGTTCGCCATCTCGGTCCCCGTGGAGGTGAACACCGCCGGCGGGAGCATCTCGAAGCTGGTGGCCGGCTTCCCGGGGCTGCACGTGGAGGAGTGCGACGGGACCGACGTCTGGGCCAGCTACGAGACGATGGGGCGCGCCGTTGAGTACGCCCGCTCGGGGAAGGGGCCGGCGCTGGTGCACGCGCACGTGATCCGCCCGTACTCGCACTCGCTCTCGGACGACGAGCGGTTCTACAAGACCGAGGTGATGCGGAGCGAGGAGGCGAAGCGCGACCCCATCGCGCGGCTGGCCGCGGCGCTGGTGGACCGCGGGCTCGCCACGCAGGACGAGCTGGCGCGGATCGACGCCGAGGTCAACGAGGAGGTGCAGCGCGCCACCGACGAGGCGCTGGCCTCCCCGCAGCCGGACGTCTCCACCGCGATGGACTTCCTCTACTCGCCGGACGTGGACCCCACGGCGGAGCAGTTCGACACCGAGGACGACCCCAGGTTCTCGGGGAGCGACACCACCATGGTGGACCTGATCAACGCCACGCTCCGCGACGAGATGCGGCGCGACCCGCGGATCGTGGTCTTCGGCGAGGACGTGGCGGACTGCTCGCGCGAGGAGGTGCTCACCGAGGTGAAGGGGAAGGGCGGCGTGTTCAAGGTGACGGCCGGGCTGCAGCGCGAGTTCGGCGGGACGCGCGTCTTCAACTCCCCCCTGGCAGAGGCCAACATCGTCGGGCGGGCGATCGGGATGGCGATCCGCGGTCTGAAGCCGGTGGTGGAGATCCAGTTCTTCGACTACATCTGGCCGGCGATGATGCAGATCCGCGACGAGCTGGCCACCATGCGCTACCGCTCGAACAACGCGAACGCGGCGCCGGTGGTGATCCGCACTACCTACGGCGGCTACCTGAAGGGCGGGGCCGTCTACCACTCGCAGACGGGCGAGTCCATCTTCGCCCACTGCCCCGGGCTGCGCGTGGTGCTCCCGTCCAACGCGGTGGACGCCGCGGGGCTGCTCCGCACCGCCATCCGCTGCGAGGACCCGGTCCTCTTCCTGGAGCACAAGCACCTGTACCGGCAGGTGTACAACAAGGGGAAGTATCCGGGCCCCAACTTCATGATCCCCTTCGGCAAGGCGCGCACGGTGCGCGAGGGGACGGACGTGACGGTGATCGCCTGGGGCGCGCTGGTGCAGCGCTCGCTGGTGGCCGCGAAGCAGGCGGAGGAGCAGCACGGCGTCTCGGTGGAGGTGATCGACATGCGCACGGTGAGCCCGCTGGACATGGAGGCGGTCGCCGAGTCGGTGAAGCGCACCAACCGGCTGATCGTGGCGCACGAGGACTCGCTCTCCTGGGGGATCGGTGCGGAGGTGGTCGCCCGCGTG
This genomic window from Longimicrobiaceae bacterium contains:
- a CDS encoding MBL fold metallo-hydrolase — translated: MPAPSPTLQAPGVWRVTTPLPFRPRSVHAYLVEEGGRFLLVDGGANTDDAWAALDAGVRAAAGGWDRVSAHLVTHMHLDHVGLVERVRDACGASLLMGALDAERSAHARAHPEEEAEYRSGLLRRCGAPEELRRGVEEARVGSDPFSAFVPTDGPLAGEGGELLGFPGWRWVWTPGHTAGHVSLFRPGDGTLVAGDAVLPRITPTIGVNRQRADPVSDYLGALDRLDALGVRSVLPGHGDPLEGAAAAERIAELRRATEAETEAVAALAGEGPCTAWEAARRRHPHPEYPPSVLMHAIRETLAHLDRLVLAGRVRVAEREDGAATFAASPG
- a CDS encoding dehydrogenase E1 component subunit alpha/beta, whose protein sequence is MATKTRQKPKTAPQQVELDRDTLLGFYRTMLLSRRLDDKEIQLKGQNKIYFQISGAGHEAIQVAAAAHARPGYDWFYFYYRDRAFSLALGMTALDHLLQAVGAAADPSSGGRQMPSHWGHKELNIVSTSSPTGTQFLQAVGSAEAAARANRLGEPLVETTGAKGDDVVFVTTGDGTTSEGEFWESLNSACNLKVPVVYIVEDNEFAISVPVEVNTAGGSISKLVAGFPGLHVEECDGTDVWASYETMGRAVEYARSGKGPALVHAHVIRPYSHSLSDDERFYKTEVMRSEEAKRDPIARLAAALVDRGLATQDELARIDAEVNEEVQRATDEALASPQPDVSTAMDFLYSPDVDPTAEQFDTEDDPRFSGSDTTMVDLINATLRDEMRRDPRIVVFGEDVADCSREEVLTEVKGKGGVFKVTAGLQREFGGTRVFNSPLAEANIVGRAIGMAIRGLKPVVEIQFFDYIWPAMMQIRDELATMRYRSNNANAAPVVIRTTYGGYLKGGAVYHSQTGESIFAHCPGLRVVLPSNAVDAAGLLRTAIRCEDPVLFLEHKHLYRQVYNKGKYPGPNFMIPFGKARTVREGTDVTVIAWGALVQRSLVAAKQAEEQHGVSVEVIDMRTVSPLDMEAVAESVKRTNRLIVAHEDSLSWGIGAEVVARVADELFPWLDAPVRRVASLDTWVAYAPQLERAILPEPEDVVKAIVDVAGY